A segment of the Pongo abelii isolate AG06213 chromosome 16, NHGRI_mPonAbe1-v2.0_pri, whole genome shotgun sequence genome:
ggctgggggagggtccATGAGGTTTATAGGTGTCCAGTATTTAATGAGGTCATGGTTTtgttaacaaagaagaaatgagggtGGGGGCGGGATCACCACTGGCTAGGCAGCCAAGGGGCCTGCAGAGACTCTGCTCAGCTTAGTCTCCAGCATGACCATGAgcttctcctcctcatcctcccagccccaccctacTCTCTCCCCCAGCTTGCTCAACAGGTGACCTTACAGGCTCCCTACTTGTTGGGGAAAATAAGAACCAGACTGGGGGAACTGACGGGTACAGAGGCCCAGGTGTAGGCGCAGGACCACAGGCAGTGCAGTGTCTACTGAGCCAGGCGGGTGAGGGTCTGGAGAGTGGACATGGCTGCTGCAGGCATGGAAAGGAGGCGCAGATGGTGGCACTCCCAGGGCCCATTGTCAGGGTCTCCATATGTGGATGTGTGCAGAGGTGGGggtgctgagggaggaggggccagggaatttctcatcttctctctACTGCCTCTGAGTTGGAGATGTCAGAGGGAGCCATGGCCCACTGTAAAGTGACACAATGTCCCCACCCACAGGGTTAGAACCCCTCCCCTGGAAGCAGCTCTGAGGGGAACAGTCACATGTAGAGAGTGCAGTACGCTGTGTCCAGCCGGGGGAAGGAGGTCAACAAGGGGGTTGACCCTCCTCTGGCCAGGTGGCTGCCTTCTGACACACCAGCCTCTCTCTCTAGCACGGTGGGCTCCACACACCCAGCCTGTGAAACCTACAGCCCTCAAGAAGGCTTTGGCCAAATTAATGAGCGGCTCCCTCTCCCAGGAGGAAGCACAGCTGAAGGATGCGGAGGGCAGTAGAGTTGTGTATGCTCCGCCCCCTCTCTCCAGAGTGGGACGGAAAGAAGGGGGCTTTCAGCCAggctggcccaggctggggtctgAGTGTCACTGTCCAGCTATTGGCTTCTGGCTTAATGGGTGAGCCCAGCTGCTCCTGTGCAGCTGCCGAGCTAGTGAGGGTGAACCGGCAGGCGAGTTCCATTTCTGAAAGCCTGGGAATACAGTCAATATTAGGCTATGGGCTGCTGGGCCAGGAAGGGGAGTTTATTTTTCAGGGTTTGTTTATCTATTGAGTTGATGAGGGAGGGTTATAGGTACAACCAGCTTAAAGATGGAAATTTTGAGAGAGCAGGCAGGGATTTAGTGCTGGGTAAGCCTCATCAAAGCAGCTCTTTTGGGGCAGCCAGAATCCAGTACCAATGTCCTCAGCATGTTCATCAGCTGCTGGGGGAGTGCCGGACAGGATGAAAGCACAGGAACACTTTCTGGATGATAGAAATACTCTGTATCTTCAAAGGAGGTAGGTTCCATGGGTAAtgttaaatgagttaaaactcatcaaaatgtaaaccagatctgtgcatttcactgaatataaattatacctccaattaaaaacatttttttaaaagacagatgggctggacgcagtggctcacacttgtaatcccagcactttgggaggctgaggcaggtagatcacctgagtcaggagctcgagaccagcctggaaaacatggtgaaatcctgtctctattaaaggtatacaaaaaaattagccaggcatggtggcacacgcctgtaatcccagctactcgggaagctgaggcaggagaatggcttgaacccaggaggcagaagttacagtgagcagagatcgtgccaccgcactagcgcctgggcaacagagcgagactccatctcaaaaacaacaaaaaaaggacagaTGAAGGTTTTCAACTTTCACTAAAGGCAGAGGAGCTTGTGACAGATTCGCCTCCCCACAAGAGCAGttagaaaaactggacaaaagtgTGCCCTGCCCCCAATCAAAAACAATTGTTGGAAGGTAACTGAAAACCTCAGCCAGAACTTGAGTGACCAGGCCTAGGAGGTGACCCTGACAGTCTGTGGTGCTTTTCCCACATTTGGTGATTGGTCAACAGTAGAGGGCTAAGAGGCTAAGAAACTGAGTATGAAGTAGTACTTAAGGGGCTGGAGAGCCTACCTGAATGTTTGGCACTCTCACAGGGCTGAAATGATCTAATGAGAATTTGGGTCCCAGGAAGGAGATGGGACTTCGGTGGGGACCCTGGAAGGGCCACCCCTGGGAgtccaaatgaataaaacatagacCAGCcatcataaaacctaaaacttgcTTTGAACCAGCTTAGTCCCAAACTAGATGAAGGCGATGTGCCCTTACTCAAGTTGTGTGCCATAAAGTCAAAGTCAATACTCTCTGGAGACAGAACAAAGTTTATTAGGAATGCCATAAGACAACACAAGACTAAACgagaaagaccaagaaaaaacacaatagaaacaTACATGTaaggaagaaactttttttttttttgagacggagtctcgctctgtcacccaggcttgagtgcagtggcacgatctcagctcactgcaacctctgcctcgcaggttcaagggattctcctgcctcagcctcccaagtagctgggattacaggcaagcgccatcatgcccggctaatttttgtattggccaggctggtcttgaacccctgacctcaggtcatccattcacctcggtctcccaagttgctgggattacaggtgtgagccaccgcgcctggccagcatttTGCcacagtttaaaataaataaatggttttttTCAGGGTTGTGCTCAGACTCTATTCTAAACAGTCACGTGGCGGCTTACTCTTCTCCAGGCCTTGCTGCCGGcttttacatgtttattgtttttgCGTTCTTGTCATCTGCTCGGTAGATGGCAGCTTCCAGGTGCTCCTAAGGGACCgggaaagagagtgagaaggCACGGAGGTTGCCAGGTCATCCCGCTTGGGGCCCTGCCCTCATCACCTCCCTCAACCGGGTCTCCTGCAACTCTTGGTGGGCCACCTCGGCCACCGCTTCGCCCTGagcttcctgctgctgcagctgggcAGTGCCTCCTTCTCAGAGGCCAGCTGCTGATAGGTGGCCACACACTGCTGCAGGTGACCCAGGTAATGGTCTCGCTGCTGCTGCAGACTCTGAGCCTCTTGGCtcttcagctccacctgcaggaTAGGCGTCAGGGTAGGTAGTGGCTGGCTTCCAGATTCTGGGCCCATAAACAGGGTGGCGAGGGCACTGCGGGGCTCTGTCACCTGCCCAGGCCCCTTgccctggccccttcctccaggccTAAATGACTGCCTCCCTTGCCTAGAGGCCcatgcctccctccccagcctcaaaTCTCACACCCTTCTTCCCACCATTTAAACTGTAGGCCACAGACTGGTGGAAAAGCAGAGGGAGCCAACCACCATCTGCTAAGATGTGGTGAGGTCATTCTGTATGATCTCCAGGGTTTCCACGCACCTTCGTCTGCTCCCCCCAGAGCTCGGCCTTCCACCCCAactcccccagcctctcctccagctcctgcagcctcacctccagttcctgcatcttctcctcctggtgCCGCAGCCTCACTTCCTGctcccacatcttctcctcctgcctccgcatcttctcctcctgttcctgcttcttctcttcctgctcccccatcttctcctcctgctcccccatcttctcttcctgttcctgcatcatctcctcctgctcacgtatcttctcctcctgctcccgcaTCATATCTTTCTGCTTCCGcaccttctcctcctgcctccacatcttctcctcctgctcccgtatcttttcctcctgctcgtgcatcttctcttcctgctcctttatcttctcctcctgcctccacatcttctcctcctgctcccgtatcttttcctcctgctcgcgcatcttctccttctgcctccacatcttctcctgctcccgtatcttctcctcctgcctccatatcttctcctcctgctcctgcctcttctcctcctcccgtatcttctcctgctcgtgcatcttctcctcctgcctccacatcttctcctcctgctcgtgcatcttctcctcctgctcctgtatcttctcctcctgcctccccatcttctcctcctgctcccatatcttctcctcctgcctccccatcttcttctcctgctcccgtatcttctcctcctgcctccacatcttctcctcctgctcccatatcttctcctcctgcctccccatcttcttctcctgctcccgtatcttctcctcctgcctccacatcttctcctcctgctcccgtatcttctcctcctgctggtgcatcttctccttctgcctccacatctcctcctgctcccgtatcttctcctcctgcctccacatcttctcctcctgctcctgcctcttctcctcctcccgtatcttctcctgctcgtgcatcttctcctcctgcctccacatcttctcctcctgctcccgtatcttctcctcctgcttgtgtatcttctcctcctgcctccacatcttctcctcctgctcctgcctcttctcctgctcacgtatcttctcctgctcctgcctcttctcctcctcctcccgtatCTTTTCCTGCTCGTGTATCTTCTCCTCcagctcccgtatcttctcctccttctctcgcatcatctcctcctgcctccgcatcttctcctcctgctcccgtatcttctcctcctgctcttgtatcttctcctcctgctcccgtatcttctcctccctctcccgtatcttctcctcctggctccacatcttctcctcctgttgCTGGTTCAGGCGGTTCCACAACTCGTTCTCTTCCACCTGGGCTTGGAGCTTTGCTGATACACTCTGCAGCTCCTTACCCAGGTGGTCAGCCTCcgcctgcagctgctgctggaatAGTGAAAGTGTTGGTTTGAACCTCAGAAGGAAACAGACTCATGAGCTAGccatataaatgtaatctataggacaggcacgggggctcacgcctgtaatcccagcactttgggaggccgaggtgggcggatcacgaggtcaggagatggagaccatcctgattaacacggtgaaaccctgtctctactaaaaatacaaaaaattagccgggtgtggtggcgggcccctgtagtcccagctacttgggaggctgaggcaggagaatggcatgaacccgggggacggagcttgcagtgagccaagattgcaccactgcactctggcctgggcgaaagagtgagactccaactcaaaataaataaataaataaataaataaataaataaataaataaatgtaatctataaaataatggttttcatccagtatcctttaaaaaaatattttaagcactaactctgagattctgattccccaggcagggccccaatttgtacatttttagcaCACTCTAGAGGATTCTATGGTGGGACCAGAACAGGGACCCAAATTTTCCAGCTCTTGGCTGGAGCCTCCCCATACCCTGCATGATCCCTAGACCAGCTGGGTGGGGCtggtcccacccccacccccggtcCCAGCTGGGTGGGGCTCCCACAACCCCCAGGGCTGCAGCCGCACACCTGTGGCAGCAGGAGCTTGGCcctctccagctttctttttagcTCCTTTACGTTGAGCTGGATCTCagacttttcagattctacaagtcgaagtttttcttgtagttcggcatttttctccttcagctcctCATCGGTTATGCTATGGCCAGAGGCAgtagagaaaggaatgaatgaagaacagaaaggacCGCTTTGGTGATCAACCCTCTACTTTCAACCCACAACCACAGAACCGTGGCATTGGTAGGGACCCCAGGAATTAAAAGTCCCACGTGGCAGGCCAGAGAGAAGACATGAGTTGCCTGAGGCTACCCCATGAGTCAGTGGCACAGCCTGAACTAGAGCTTCCCTGTGCACACATGAAAACCTGTAGGAGCCTCTCCCCATGCTCACCTgtaccccccacctcccagcacaccaCCCACGCTAAGGGCCCCCAGacctcccattccaccttcccccaTCCTACGTGTTCCTGTACAGCTCCAGACTCAGGGTGTCCCTCTCCTTTGTTAACTCCTCGATGTACTGCAAATAGAGAAAGGTTAAGTCAAGACAGAGCAGGCAGAGGAGTAGCTGGATGACCAGGAACAACAGCTACTGTGACTACTCCACAGTAACACTCCCTCACTCTCAATCACACCTGACATGTTCTCAAGGCATTTCCAAGCCCATggtctcatttgttttttgtttgtttgtttgtttgtttgttttggcagagtttcattcttgctaccctgactggagtgcaatggcgtaatctcggctcaccacaacctccccctcctgggtccaagtgattctcctgcctcagcttctcgagtagctgggattacaggcgtgtgccaccacacccggctaattttgtatttttagtagagatggagtttcttcatgttggtcagtctagtcttgaactcctgacctcaggtgacccacccacctcggcctcccaaagtgctggcattacaggcatgagtgagagCACCCGGccctcatttgtttttcaaagaactcagtgaaggtggaagggacagggaaagagACTGAATTTAGGGCTGGCTAACAGGGGCCCAGAGAGATCAGggctattgttattattcttattactaccactgttggaacctttattgagtgcttcaccaggcactatgctaataatcctatttaatcctcataacctcCATAGGAGATGGTTACCATTATTATCTCTATTGTGTAGATGAAAAACATGTGGTATTAAAGGTTAAGTGCTGCCTAAGATCACCTACAGCTGGGATTTCAACACCCAGGTATATCTGAATCTCTAAGCCCATTCTTTCGCTGGAGGTAGGGGCACAGTTAAGAAGGAGGAAATTAATCCTTTGTTGAATTTTTGAAAGGATGATATGTTCGCATAGTCCAAAACTCAGAAAGTCCAGAAGGGAAATATCTCCCCCCCACACTGTGCCTTTATCCTGAGTTTTTTTAATGAATCCttacaaacatgttttatgtatattaccataatacatacacacacacacatatatacctgcTCCCTCTGTCCACACAAATAATAACATACTCAAGATACTCTTCTGCACCTTTATGGTACAAGTACCCTAACCGCCACTTAGGACTTGGCCAAGGCCACAGCCAAGGATGGGCAGGGCGGGCACTTGGCCTCTGAGCTCTACGTCCAGTGCTCGCTCCCCACAGTGCTCCCCAACTCATCCGCAGCAGCCCACTCAGCCCCAGTCTGCCTCTAACAACCACacacaaaagcagcaagaaatggcAATGCTGCCTTCTGGGCAGGACACTCCATCCTACAGAAGGGAACTTTAGGCTCACTCCTCCATCTGCGAAGCTGGGCTCCCAGGGTATGGGGCAGTGGTTGGACTCACCTTATCCGCCTTCTCCTTCTGTGTAGTGACGGCAGAGAGAGCCTGCTCTAACTCTCCTGCAAACTTCCATGAATCATGCAGGCGGCCGATCAGATCCCTGGCCTCTCCTGGAATGAGAGACATTCAGATGTGGCCCAAAGGACTCCCCCTAAAGGCCTGTCAAAGTGCCAGGTTCAAGGATGACGGGGTGCCAGATTCCCACCTTCCAACTGCTTGACAGCTTGCTGGCTGTAATAGAGTGCCGTCTGAAGCTCGGTTTTCTGACATGTAAGGATTCGTATGGTATGAACCTGGGCCTTTGGgagaaaagacaagcaaatgctgaaagagaagcaaagaaacattccccagaggacaggagggaacttcacaccctccactcacctctagctCCCTCCTTAGAGCTTCCTGATGTTGGTGGTTTGCCTTCTTTTCCtatagaaagaggaagacagagctcttgctaggaggaggcagagatggcacagcaagagacatgcccccagaatggcaccactgccccaggacaggcccacccatgggaccagtttatcagggaccctgtggggatggggtggaataaGGGGGGTGAGCCTTCTTCCCCAGGCTAGGAGTGGGGGAGATGAGACTGGGGCCTCTACATCTGAGTGCCCCCAAACCCAGCGGTCATGTCGTGAGCAAACAAAGAAATCGCGTTACTTCTTCCAGCTGAGCTCggttctgttgtttctgtggggagaGTCAAAGGAAGGTGACTGAGGGTGGCCCCCTTGACTCTATTCCCCAGGCCAGGAAGCGGTAGGCAGGGGTCAGGAATGGATTTAAAAGGCACAGTTCTCAGACCCAATGGGAACACAAACTGGTAAACTCTCCTCAACTCCCAAAGAAGAaggatttgggtctttgttggtttttgcCCACAGCCATGGAACTCAAAGTCTGAAACTAGATTCTCTTGAAAAGACAGTAACAGAAACCTTCAGAGATGGAGTGTGAGAAAAGCCCACCCTTCTGCCAGCTTGTGATTTAGAAAggtgcattcattcagcaaacgttGAGCACATACGGGCCAGGGACCGTTCCTCACAGTGGGGATAGAGGTCAGAAAAGGCAGACAGGAGTCCTTGGCCCTGAGGTTTCCATTCTAGTGGGCCTTTAACTGTCGGGCTCTCAGAGCTAACAGAAACCTCTGATACTCTCTAACTCTACCTCAGGAAATGCATGCCCAAGAAGGAGAGTTTACAGCAGGCCCTGGACTAGGgattaacataaaaacacaatgacaaatctcatttaaacttcacaaatacaagtaaaacaataccactcctgttttacagatgtgaaaagagaggcccaaAGAGCTCAAGCAATTTGTCCTAAATCATATCCCTAGCAGATGGAGAggtaggattcaaatccagaattCTTAACCAGTACCTGGCAGTTCTTCCACAATCTTAACAATTACCCTCTACCACCCCTTGGGCCCTCTGTCCCCAGGAGCCTGGCCAGCCAAGACTCACATCCTCAGGTGAGTGGTAACCATCAGAAGTGGTTGTCTCAGGGTTagtgccattatttattttcttctttttggcgTCGCTTGCTCCTGCACCAACACTAGGGTTGGTCTGGGCATGATGGTCTCTCAACTGTGGAAAGGAAGAGCAGTGATACTCATGAGAACTACAAGCTCCTACAGTCACATCCTGCTTTACAGTTTATACTAAATACTCTTATAGACCATCTGATTTAATGCCACCAACTGTAGGAAATGTTGTCACAATCACTTAGTGACTGAGAGAGATTGATACCATGGctgaaaaaaaaggcagtaatggAACTTAAACTCAGTTTTCTGACTCTGAGCTCTGGGATTTTGCCACaaatcagcagctgccagggaccaaaaccagagacagaggtagaaaagcaaatattaagtAGGCAGGAACTGTACACCCTCACACGTCTGTTAGTGTTAAGAAGTACACCAGTACCTCTCAAACCTTTACATCAATGtatcctcatggcagaaggcagcctttctGTTAAATCTGGGAATTTAGCAGAAAGAGGACAACCCAAgcctcatttcagagagaagtctTGTATACTCTTATAAATCTATGTAACTTTCATCCCTAAGTACATTAATGTTTCATCTCTCAATAGAATCAAGGGaaactgatgcttcagaaagatgcCCCATATTTATCCTGTGGTACTCAAAGTACCCCAGGTTGAGATGAGATGAGGAAGACTCAAGCTGTCAAGTCCAGTTTCCCAAGATCTGTTCCACAGAAGATAAGCAGATCTCACTCCAGAAACCAGTGACTGAGGGGCACTCTGGTCCCAGAACAATGGAGAATTCAAATCTGAGGtgcagaactcagaaaaaatgttaaagtctcTCCGGAGagtagaagcctgggagaaaaccaAACCCAACCCGTTCTCCCATTGCCACCCAGAGACACTGTCAACATGTGGAGCTCATGGGGGAGGTGTAGGCTTTTCACACTGTCAACGTCTGTGGTAAGGAAGTCAGGCAGCCTGAAACCTCTCTCTTCTAGGTCCCACGGTCCCCATTCCCCTTCCAGCTGGAAACCTGTGCTGCAACCAGAGGAAACAGAAGTGGGCAAGAACACTTAGGGGACTGGGTACTAAGACCAAAGGCCGGTCTCGTGGTAGTAATGACAGTTTGTAGAGGGACTGTgacatcactacattccactcctcggtGGAGTGGCGGGGGTAGGGGGGACACATGAGTGCAATGCCCAAGTTGCCGCTTTGAGACTGGGGAGGGGGTCACAAAATTGGGACCCATGTCCTTGGAGACGTGACCCCAAAGAGCCCTGGGAGGTCAGGCTTGGGGCAGCAGGAGGTGAGGGTCAAGTAAGGAGCAAGGAGCCCCAGGAGTCACATCCCCAAAGTCACCCTGTGGCAACTGGTGAGGGCAGGTTCTGGGGCACCCAGGTCCTTGGAGATGTGAGcccaaagagcccagggaggtcgggtTTGGGGTAGCAGGAGGTAAGGGCAGAGTATGGAGTTGGAAGCCCCGGGAGTCACCTGCTCAAAGTCACCCTGGGGTGccgggcagggcaggggcaggactcATGTGGGGGTTGGGCTGACTGACAAGATTTTGGTGTGGGGATCCCAGAGGTACTGGGGGGGCCCAGCCCGGTGTGCCTCAGGAGTGACACAGACTGGCAGCAGTTCAGCTGTCAGAGGGGGCCTCAACTTGGGTTGGGGTGCTGGTGCGTTTACCTTTTCCTTGGCCTCGGCCAATTTGTTCTGTCGGGTTTCTTTGTACATCGTGggttgggtagggaggtggggttggg
Coding sequences within it:
- the LOC129050306 gene encoding golgin subfamily A member 6-like protein 26 gives rise to the protein MLMWPQPHIPDNLHLPTHPHLPTHPHLPTHPHLPTHPHLPTHPHLTTHPHLPTHPHLPTHPHLPTHPHLPTHPHLPTHPHLPTHPHLPTHPHLPTHPHLPTHPHLPTHPHLPTHPHLPTHPHLPTHPHLPTHPHLPTHPRPPTQPHLPTQPHLPTQPTMYKETRQNKLAEAKEKLRDHHAQTNPSVGAGASDAKKKKINNGTNPETTTSDGYHSPEDEKKANHQHQEALRRELEAQVHTIRILTCQKTELQTALYYSQQAVKQLEGEARDLIGRLHDSWKFAGELEQALSAVTTQKEKADKYIEELTKERDTLSLELYRNTITDEELKEKNAELQEKLRLVESEKSEIQLNVKELKRKLERAKLLLPQQQLQAEADHLGKELQSVSAKLQAQVEENELWNRLNQQQEEKMWSQEEKIREREEKIREQEEKIQEQEEKIREQEEKMRRQEEMMREKEEKIRELEEKIHEQEKIREEEEKRQEQEKIREQEKRQEQEEKMWRQEEKIHKQEEKIREQEEKMWRQEEKMHEQEKIREEEKRQEQEEKMWRQEEKIREQEEMWRQKEKMHQQEEKIREQEEKMWRQEEKIREQEKKMGRQEEKIWEQEEKMWRQEEKIREQEKKMGRQEEKIWEQEEKMGRQEEKIQEQEEKMHEQEEKMWRQEEKMHEQEKIREEEKRQEQEEKIWRQEEKIREQEKMWRQKEKMREQEEKIREQEEKMWRQEEKIKEQEEKMHEQEEKIREQEEKMWRQEEKVRKQKDMMREQEEKIREQEEMMQEQEEKMGEQEEKMGEQEEKKQEQEEKMRRQEEKMWEQEVRLRHQEEKMQELEEHLEAAIYRADDKNAKTINM